A single Watersipora subatra chromosome 7, tzWatSuba1.1, whole genome shotgun sequence DNA region contains:
- the LOC137400835 gene encoding putative uncharacterized protein DDB_G0274435 yields the protein MKLNESFSASMNGVMTSGCRLKPSSKSSHTWPEVYPMGCASSVSVKSNTSQTSLNDTTQSNNNVKGSAAEVSPEVSAHVPAEECLANKPAPKTKNSGIAFEVSLAESKEGLKNPPKRLSRLDPIEGPRLTAEELEEKLRLAERKRNNQLETRAKTALESRKRSKRKRELMVARELERQHEQARELESKLKSAERQREQQQQQKHERQKLQEERIKRAQLKKEKLLLDEDILSDVEKDENFNNDDVDSWLEGSNNETNTVDTGFSSATSDRIYYGRKKTGDTMRSSAVTSLSAVDSCNAYKESHENLRTTSILAPQTRKEDDFYDT from the exons ATGAAACTGAATGAATCATTCAGTGCCTCCATGAATGGTGTAATGACATCAGGATGTCGGTTAAAACCGTCCTCTAAGTCTTCCCAC ACGTGGCCTGAAGTCTACCCGATGGGCTGTGCCTCGAGTGTGTCTGTTAAATCCAACACGTCACAAACTTCTCTCAACGACACTACACAATCCAACAACAATGTAAAAGGTTCCGCGGCGGAAGTCTCCCCAGAGGTTTCTGCTCATGTTCCGGCGGAAGAGTGTCTAGCCAACAAGCCAGCCCCAAAAACTAAAAACTCAG GGATAGCCTTTGAGGTTAGTCTTGCTGAGAGTAAGGAAGGTTTGAAGAACCCACCCAAACGCCTTTCT AGACTCGATCCTATTGAAGGGCCCCGACTTACAGCCGAGGAACTTGAAGAAAAGCTCCGCTTGGCGGAGAGAAAGAGAAACAAT CAACTGGAGACGAGGGCTAAAACAGCTCTAGAGTCTCGTAAGAGGTCAAAAAGAAAACGAGAACTCATGGTGGCTCGAGAGCTGGAACGGCAGCATGAACAAGCTAGAGAA CTGGAAAGCAAACTGAAGTCAGCTGAAAGGCAGCGAGAACAACAGCAACAGCAGAAACACGAAAGACAGAAACTCCAAGAAGAAAGAATTAAGAGAGCACAActcaaaaaagaaaagttgttaCTTGATGAAGATATTTTATCCGATGTTGAAAAGGATGAAAACTTTAACAATGATGATG TTGACTCATGGCTAGAAGGATCCAACAATGAAACTAACACAGTTGATACTGGCTTTTCGAGTGCGACAAGTGACCGTATATACTACGGCAGGAAGAAAACGGGTGACACAATGCGAAGCTCTGCCGTTACCTCACTCAGTGCTGTAGACAGTTGTAACGCCTACAAAGAATCTCATGAGAATTTAAGGACAACTTCCATACTAGCGCCGCAAACCAGAAAAGAAGACGATTTCtatgacacctga